In one Cyclopterus lumpus isolate fCycLum1 chromosome 24, fCycLum1.pri, whole genome shotgun sequence genomic region, the following are encoded:
- the LOC117727801 gene encoding uncharacterized protein LOC117727801 isoform X2, with protein sequence MAELRRIVTSSFLMLQVLSSTASVKYSFFTVRAGDEVTLLCENVTPDQDECDRITWFFIGSRKTEILFKYGKIHKEAEYKSDRLSVSEKCSLVIKKVSDEDGGRYHCREFRTGTHEYQDAAVHLSVVTMSEQKNPDEVTFICSVVTFSDRCNHRVKWMNEGKENDVVTSQRPCSAWLMIKKSHVDQKSYELLKCEVTDGYTGRVHQFPFLRPPSSVRSEKDINQTDQALPSSDWTRSIVVVLGLAALIMSVVTVNIWTRTKVNKRLMEEVTERHEEEEEEEEEEKEEEEEEKEEEEDGIYDDIREASASVSLD encoded by the exons ATGGCTGAACTCAGACGGATTGTAACGTCTTCAttcctgatgctgcaggtgtTGAGCTCTACAG CATCTGTGAAATATTCCTTCTTCACCGTCAGAGCTGGAGATGAAGTCACTTTGCTTTGTGAGAACGTGACACCTGATCAGGACGAGTGTGACAGGATTACTTGGTTCTTCATTGGTTcaagaaagacagaaatacTGTTTAAATATGGGAAGATTCATAAAGAAGCAGAATATAAATCAGACAGACTGAGTGTTTCAGAGAAATGTTCTCTGGTCATAAAGAAGGTCTCAGATGAAGATGGAGGTCGTTATCACTGCAGAGAGTTCAGAACAGGAACACATGAATATCAAGATGCTGCGGTTCATCTCTCTGTCGTCACCA TGAGTGAGCAGAAGAACCCTGATGAGGTCACGTTTATCTGCTCTGTGGTGACATTCAGTGACAGATGTAACCACAGAGTGAAGTGGATGAATGAGGGCAAAGAGAacgatgtggtgacatcacAGCGTCCATGTTCAGCCTGGTTGATGATTAAGAAATCTCACGTTGATCAGAAGTCTTATGAGTTATTGAAATGTGAAGTGACTGATGGTTACACTGGAAGAGTGCATCAGTTCCCCTTCCTTCGTCCTCCGTCCTCAG TGAGATCTGAAAAGGACATCAACCAAACAGATCAAG CCCTTCCCTCCTCAGACTGGACCAGGTCCATCGTTGTGGTTCTGGGTTTAGCCGCACTCATAATGAGCGTTGTTACCGTCAACATCTGGACCAGGACTAAAG TGAACAAACGTCTGATGGAAGAAGTCACA gagcgtcatgaggaagaggaggaggaggaggaggaagagaaggaggaggaggaggaagagaaggaggaagaggaagatggcaTCTATGACGACATTAGAGAAGCTTCTGCCTCCGTCTCACTGGACTGA
- the LOC117727801 gene encoding uncharacterized protein LOC117727801 isoform X1, translating into MAELRRIVTSSFLMLQVLSSTAASVKYSFFTVRAGDEVTLLCENVTPDQDECDRITWFFIGSRKTEILFKYGKIHKEAEYKSDRLSVSEKCSLVIKKVSDEDGGRYHCREFRTGTHEYQDAAVHLSVVTMSEQKNPDEVTFICSVVTFSDRCNHRVKWMNEGKENDVVTSQRPCSAWLMIKKSHVDQKSYELLKCEVTDGYTGRVHQFPFLRPPSSVRSEKDINQTDQALPSSDWTRSIVVVLGLAALIMSVVTVNIWTRTKVNKRLMEEVTERHEEEEEEEEEEKEEEEEEKEEEEDGIYDDIREASASVSLD; encoded by the exons ATGGCTGAACTCAGACGGATTGTAACGTCTTCAttcctgatgctgcaggtgtTGAGCTCTACAG CAGCATCTGTGAAATATTCCTTCTTCACCGTCAGAGCTGGAGATGAAGTCACTTTGCTTTGTGAGAACGTGACACCTGATCAGGACGAGTGTGACAGGATTACTTGGTTCTTCATTGGTTcaagaaagacagaaatacTGTTTAAATATGGGAAGATTCATAAAGAAGCAGAATATAAATCAGACAGACTGAGTGTTTCAGAGAAATGTTCTCTGGTCATAAAGAAGGTCTCAGATGAAGATGGAGGTCGTTATCACTGCAGAGAGTTCAGAACAGGAACACATGAATATCAAGATGCTGCGGTTCATCTCTCTGTCGTCACCA TGAGTGAGCAGAAGAACCCTGATGAGGTCACGTTTATCTGCTCTGTGGTGACATTCAGTGACAGATGTAACCACAGAGTGAAGTGGATGAATGAGGGCAAAGAGAacgatgtggtgacatcacAGCGTCCATGTTCAGCCTGGTTGATGATTAAGAAATCTCACGTTGATCAGAAGTCTTATGAGTTATTGAAATGTGAAGTGACTGATGGTTACACTGGAAGAGTGCATCAGTTCCCCTTCCTTCGTCCTCCGTCCTCAG TGAGATCTGAAAAGGACATCAACCAAACAGATCAAG CCCTTCCCTCCTCAGACTGGACCAGGTCCATCGTTGTGGTTCTGGGTTTAGCCGCACTCATAATGAGCGTTGTTACCGTCAACATCTGGACCAGGACTAAAG TGAACAAACGTCTGATGGAAGAAGTCACA gagcgtcatgaggaagaggaggaggaggaggaggaagagaaggaggaggaggaggaagagaaggaggaagaggaagatggcaTCTATGACGACATTAGAGAAGCTTCTGCCTCCGTCTCACTGGACTGA
- the LOC117727796 gene encoding uncharacterized protein LOC117727796 isoform X4 has product MAEFRWIKASLCLILVLQFTAAATGQRYPYFTVRDGDEVTLHCDDVIDMSCESTDWTFIDLRTPQGVKLVKEGQIVDEAIFKPDRRQFSENCSLVIKKVTDEDIGKYTCKQFRSGQQEGQNAEVILSVVTIPLLSLTMSPSSPVTEHKDTEEVTVICSVSTYLCAHTVKWLIEGQDNMNITISQTRCPASASFSTSHFIPMISELLKCEVTDHQDGEVKVFPFSPPPSSGEDATTTAAATTTTAAATTTAAATTTTAATTTAEGWWRLAIVSVGLAALIITVVVFNVWTRAIGAL; this is encoded by the exons ATGGCTGAATTCAGATGGATTAAAGCCTCTTTGTGTCTGATTCTGGTGCTTCAGTTTACAG cagcagcaacaggacAACGTTATCCCTACTTCACTGtcagagatggagatgaagtcACTTTGCATTGTGACGATGTGATAGATATGAGCTGTGAATCTACTGATTGGACCTTCATTGATTTAAGGACACCACAAGGAGTAAAGCTGGTAAAAGAAGGGCAGATTGTTGATGAGGCCATATTTAAACCAGATAGACGACAATTTTCAGAGAATTGTTCTCTGGTTATAAAGAAGGTCACAGATGAAGATATTGGTAAATATACCTGCAAACAGTTCAGATCAGGACAACAAGAAGGTCAAAATGCTGAGGTTATTCTGTCTGTTGTGACCA ttcctcttctttctctcactaTGTCTCCATCTTCACCAGTGACTGAACACAAGGACACTGAGGAGGTGACGGTGATCTGCTCTGTTTCCACATatttatgtgcacacacagtGAAGTGGCTGATTGAGGGTCAAGATAACATGAACATTACAATATCTCAGACTCGATGCCCGGCCTCTGCTTCCTTTTCAACTTCTCATTTTATTCCGATGATTTCTGAGTTGCTCAAGTGTGAAGTGACTGATCATCAAGATGGAGAAGTGAAGGTGTTTCCCTTCAGCCCTCCTCCGTCCTCAG GTGAagatgcaacaacaacagcagcagcaacaacaacaacagcagcagcaacaacaacagcagcagcaacaacaacaacagcagcaacaacaacagcagaag gCTGGTGGAGGTTGGCCATCGTGTCCGTGGGCTTAGCAGCACTCATAATAACAGTTGTGGTCTTCAACGTGTGGACAAGAGCTATAG GTGCGttatga
- the LOC117727796 gene encoding uncharacterized protein LOC117727796 isoform X3 produces MAEFRWIKASLCLILVLQFTAAATGQRYPYFTVRDGDEVTLHCDDVIDMSCESTDWTFIDLRTPQGVKLVKEGQIVDEAIFKPDRRQFSENCSLVIKKVTDEDIGKYTCKQFRSGQQEGQNAEVILSVVTMTEHKDTEEVTVICSVSTYLCAHTVKWLIEGQDNMNITISQTRCPASASFSTSHFIPMISELLKCEVTDHQDGEVKVFPFSPPPSSGEDATTTAAATTTTAAATTTAAATTTTAATTTAEGWWRLAIVSVGLAALIITVVVFNVWTRAIEKKRRMDEITVRYDEEDETVNYENIRRPDGV; encoded by the exons ATGGCTGAATTCAGATGGATTAAAGCCTCTTTGTGTCTGATTCTGGTGCTTCAGTTTACAG cagcagcaacaggacAACGTTATCCCTACTTCACTGtcagagatggagatgaagtcACTTTGCATTGTGACGATGTGATAGATATGAGCTGTGAATCTACTGATTGGACCTTCATTGATTTAAGGACACCACAAGGAGTAAAGCTGGTAAAAGAAGGGCAGATTGTTGATGAGGCCATATTTAAACCAGATAGACGACAATTTTCAGAGAATTGTTCTCTGGTTATAAAGAAGGTCACAGATGAAGATATTGGTAAATATACCTGCAAACAGTTCAGATCAGGACAACAAGAAGGTCAAAATGCTGAGGTTATTCTGTCTGTTGTGACCA TGACTGAACACAAGGACACTGAGGAGGTGACGGTGATCTGCTCTGTTTCCACATatttatgtgcacacacagtGAAGTGGCTGATTGAGGGTCAAGATAACATGAACATTACAATATCTCAGACTCGATGCCCGGCCTCTGCTTCCTTTTCAACTTCTCATTTTATTCCGATGATTTCTGAGTTGCTCAAGTGTGAAGTGACTGATCATCAAGATGGAGAAGTGAAGGTGTTTCCCTTCAGCCCTCCTCCGTCCTCAG GTGAagatgcaacaacaacagcagcagcaacaacaacaacagcagcagcaacaacaacagcagcagcaacaacaacaacagcagcaacaacaacagcagaag gCTGGTGGAGGTTGGCCATCGTGTCCGTGGGCTTAGCAGCACTCATAATAACAGTTGTGGTCTTCAACGTGTGGACAAGAGCTATAG aGAAGAAAAGACGGATGGATGAAATCACT GTGCGttatgatgaagaagatgaaacgGTGAACTATGAAAACATCCGACGTCCCGATGGAGTTTGA
- the LOC117727796 gene encoding uncharacterized protein LOC117727796 isoform X1, with translation MAEFRWIKASLCLILVLQFTAAATGQRYPYFTVRDGDEVTLHCDDVIDMSCESTDWTFIDLRTPQGVKLVKEGQIVDEAIFKPDRRQFSENCSLVIKKVTDEDIGKYTCKQFRSGQQEGQNAEVILSVVTIPLLSLTMSPSSPVTEHKDTEEVTVICSVSTYLCAHTVKWLIEGQDNMNITISQTRCPASASFSTSHFIPMISELLKCEVTDHQDGEVKVFPFSPPPSSGEDATTTAAATTTTAAATTTAAATTTTAATTTAEGWWRLAIVSVGLAALIITVVVFNVWTRAIEKKRRMDEITVRYDEEDETVNYENIRRPDGV, from the exons ATGGCTGAATTCAGATGGATTAAAGCCTCTTTGTGTCTGATTCTGGTGCTTCAGTTTACAG cagcagcaacaggacAACGTTATCCCTACTTCACTGtcagagatggagatgaagtcACTTTGCATTGTGACGATGTGATAGATATGAGCTGTGAATCTACTGATTGGACCTTCATTGATTTAAGGACACCACAAGGAGTAAAGCTGGTAAAAGAAGGGCAGATTGTTGATGAGGCCATATTTAAACCAGATAGACGACAATTTTCAGAGAATTGTTCTCTGGTTATAAAGAAGGTCACAGATGAAGATATTGGTAAATATACCTGCAAACAGTTCAGATCAGGACAACAAGAAGGTCAAAATGCTGAGGTTATTCTGTCTGTTGTGACCA ttcctcttctttctctcactaTGTCTCCATCTTCACCAGTGACTGAACACAAGGACACTGAGGAGGTGACGGTGATCTGCTCTGTTTCCACATatttatgtgcacacacagtGAAGTGGCTGATTGAGGGTCAAGATAACATGAACATTACAATATCTCAGACTCGATGCCCGGCCTCTGCTTCCTTTTCAACTTCTCATTTTATTCCGATGATTTCTGAGTTGCTCAAGTGTGAAGTGACTGATCATCAAGATGGAGAAGTGAAGGTGTTTCCCTTCAGCCCTCCTCCGTCCTCAG GTGAagatgcaacaacaacagcagcagcaacaacaacaacagcagcagcaacaacaacagcagcagcaacaacaacaacagcagcaacaacaacagcagaag gCTGGTGGAGGTTGGCCATCGTGTCCGTGGGCTTAGCAGCACTCATAATAACAGTTGTGGTCTTCAACGTGTGGACAAGAGCTATAG aGAAGAAAAGACGGATGGATGAAATCACT GTGCGttatgatgaagaagatgaaacgGTGAACTATGAAAACATCCGACGTCCCGATGGAGTTTGA
- the LOC117727796 gene encoding uncharacterized protein LOC117727796 isoform X2, whose product MAEFRWIKASLCLILVLQFTAATGQRYPYFTVRDGDEVTLHCDDVIDMSCESTDWTFIDLRTPQGVKLVKEGQIVDEAIFKPDRRQFSENCSLVIKKVTDEDIGKYTCKQFRSGQQEGQNAEVILSVVTIPLLSLTMSPSSPVTEHKDTEEVTVICSVSTYLCAHTVKWLIEGQDNMNITISQTRCPASASFSTSHFIPMISELLKCEVTDHQDGEVKVFPFSPPPSSGEDATTTAAATTTTAAATTTAAATTTTAATTTAEGWWRLAIVSVGLAALIITVVVFNVWTRAIEKKRRMDEITVRYDEEDETVNYENIRRPDGV is encoded by the exons ATGGCTGAATTCAGATGGATTAAAGCCTCTTTGTGTCTGATTCTGGTGCTTCAGTTTACAG cagcaacaggacAACGTTATCCCTACTTCACTGtcagagatggagatgaagtcACTTTGCATTGTGACGATGTGATAGATATGAGCTGTGAATCTACTGATTGGACCTTCATTGATTTAAGGACACCACAAGGAGTAAAGCTGGTAAAAGAAGGGCAGATTGTTGATGAGGCCATATTTAAACCAGATAGACGACAATTTTCAGAGAATTGTTCTCTGGTTATAAAGAAGGTCACAGATGAAGATATTGGTAAATATACCTGCAAACAGTTCAGATCAGGACAACAAGAAGGTCAAAATGCTGAGGTTATTCTGTCTGTTGTGACCA ttcctcttctttctctcactaTGTCTCCATCTTCACCAGTGACTGAACACAAGGACACTGAGGAGGTGACGGTGATCTGCTCTGTTTCCACATatttatgtgcacacacagtGAAGTGGCTGATTGAGGGTCAAGATAACATGAACATTACAATATCTCAGACTCGATGCCCGGCCTCTGCTTCCTTTTCAACTTCTCATTTTATTCCGATGATTTCTGAGTTGCTCAAGTGTGAAGTGACTGATCATCAAGATGGAGAAGTGAAGGTGTTTCCCTTCAGCCCTCCTCCGTCCTCAG GTGAagatgcaacaacaacagcagcagcaacaacaacaacagcagcagcaacaacaacagcagcagcaacaacaacaacagcagcaacaacaacagcagaag gCTGGTGGAGGTTGGCCATCGTGTCCGTGGGCTTAGCAGCACTCATAATAACAGTTGTGGTCTTCAACGTGTGGACAAGAGCTATAG aGAAGAAAAGACGGATGGATGAAATCACT GTGCGttatgatgaagaagatgaaacgGTGAACTATGAAAACATCCGACGTCCCGATGGAGTTTGA